The following coding sequences lie in one Hyphobacterium sp. CCMP332 genomic window:
- the fsa gene encoding fructose-6-phosphate aldolase, with protein sequence MMLFLDSADAGLIAERATGGLVDGVTTNPSLVARAGGDFFDGLKAICEAVDGPVSAEVVATDAATMIAEGRKLRALHDNIVVKLPLTVDGLKACRALTDEGHPTNVTLCFSVAQALLAAKAGATFVSPFIGRLDDIGQDGLGLIRDIRTLYDEHGYVTYILAASIRTMAHVEGSALAGADACTLPPNIFDAMIRHDLTDKGLDAFLKDWTDAGKGAL encoded by the coding sequence ATGATGTTGTTTCTGGATAGTGCCGATGCCGGTCTGATTGCCGAACGCGCCACAGGCGGGCTGGTGGACGGCGTGACGACCAACCCGTCACTGGTGGCCAGGGCGGGCGGTGATTTCTTCGACGGACTGAAGGCCATCTGCGAGGCCGTCGACGGGCCGGTCAGCGCCGAAGTCGTTGCCACAGATGCCGCAACCATGATTGCCGAAGGCCGCAAGCTGCGCGCCCTTCACGACAATATCGTCGTCAAATTGCCGCTCACCGTGGACGGGCTGAAAGCCTGCCGCGCGCTGACAGATGAAGGCCATCCGACCAATGTGACGCTGTGCTTCTCCGTCGCCCAGGCCCTGCTGGCGGCCAAGGCGGGAGCCACCTTCGTGTCGCCCTTTATCGGCCGTCTGGATGATATCGGACAGGACGGGCTGGGGCTGATCAGGGATATCCGCACGCTCTATGACGAGCATGGCTATGTGACCTATATCCTCGCCGCCTCCATCCGCACGATGGCGCATGTGGAAGGGTCCGCGCTTGCAGGCGCCGATGCCTGCACCCTGCCGCCGAACATCTTCGACGCCATGATCCGGCACGATCTGACCGACAAGGGGCTGGATGCCTTCCTGAAGGATTGGACGGATGCGGGAAAGGGCGCGCTGTGA
- a CDS encoding SMP-30/gluconolactonase/LRE family protein, protein MRTFLIVLAVLGGLFLVWFVWPATVDPAYWDEPEPPALTGVLEPRGRLADAELITHPLLHSSEDVAIGSDGAIFSGQHDGSIVRLTRDGESWAGETAAQVTDGAAVLGLQWDAQGRLIAAAIDGVYAVDVATGEVTLLSTGATEHPLAFADDLDIGPDGTIYFSEASYRWGAGEGTPQYAYDMAENRPYGLLYSLNPATGEMEVLADGLYFANGVAMSADNRAVFVLETYRYRLSRYWLEGPRAGEFEILAENLPGIPDGLMGDGQGRLYIAMDTQRVPIMRFLHRNPFWTRMITKLPEWVWLRPGETKAFVLVMDEEGNYLDSFHDPDSRFGMLANVVPDDEGNLWLGSLTEGVIGRYELPEN, encoded by the coding sequence ATGCGCACATTTCTGATTGTTCTGGCCGTGTTGGGCGGTCTGTTTCTGGTCTGGTTTGTCTGGCCCGCCACGGTGGACCCGGCCTATTGGGACGAGCCGGAACCGCCGGCCCTCACCGGCGTTCTGGAGCCGCGCGGACGGCTGGCCGATGCGGAGCTGATCACCCACCCGCTTTTACACTCGTCCGAGGATGTGGCCATTGGCTCTGACGGGGCGATCTTTTCCGGCCAGCATGACGGATCGATCGTCCGGCTGACGCGGGACGGAGAGAGCTGGGCAGGCGAGACCGCGGCGCAGGTGACCGACGGCGCTGCCGTGCTGGGTCTGCAATGGGACGCCCAAGGCCGGCTGATTGCAGCGGCTATCGACGGAGTTTATGCAGTCGATGTCGCGACTGGTGAAGTCACCCTGCTCTCGACCGGGGCGACCGAGCACCCGCTCGCCTTTGCCGATGATCTGGATATCGGGCCGGACGGGACGATCTATTTTTCCGAGGCGTCTTACCGCTGGGGGGCAGGCGAAGGGACCCCGCAATATGCCTATGACATGGCAGAGAACCGTCCCTATGGACTCCTGTATTCGCTCAATCCGGCCACCGGCGAAATGGAGGTGCTGGCCGACGGGCTGTATTTCGCCAATGGCGTGGCCATGTCGGCGGACAATCGCGCCGTCTTCGTTCTGGAAACCTATCGCTATCGCCTGTCGCGCTACTGGCTGGAGGGCCCGCGCGCCGGCGAGTTCGAAATCTTGGCCGAGAATTTGCCCGGCATTCCGGATGGTCTGATGGGCGATGGTCAGGGCCGGCTCTACATCGCCATGGACACACAGCGCGTGCCGATCATGCGCTTCCTCCATCGCAATCCGTTCTGGACGCGGATGATCACCAAACTGCCCGAATGGGTCTGGCTTCGGCCCGGCGAAACCAAGGCCTTCGTGCTGGTCATGGATGAAGAGGGAAATTATCTCGACAGCTTCCACGATCCCGACAGCCGCTTCGGCATGCTGGCGAATGTGGTGCCGGATGATGAAGGAAATCTCTGGCTCGGCTCGCTGACCGAGGGCGTGATCGGGCGGTATGAGCTGCCGGAAAACTAG
- the ruvC gene encoding crossover junction endodeoxyribonuclease RuvC, whose translation MSSAIRILGIDPGLRHTGWGIISVDGSRLSLVAEGRISARTDLPLSDRLMTIHAALEVIIAEHRPDEAAAEETFMATNAASALKLGHARAAALLAPARAGLPVAEYAARLVKKAVVGTGGADKAQVAAMVGILLPGCKAKDDAADALAVAICHAHHRTTRNLGSAA comes from the coding sequence ATGAGTTCAGCGATTCGCATCCTCGGCATTGATCCCGGCCTCCGGCATACCGGCTGGGGCATTATCTCCGTTGATGGCTCCCGTTTGAGCCTCGTCGCGGAAGGCCGGATTTCGGCCAGAACCGATTTGCCGCTCTCCGACCGCCTGATGACCATTCACGCCGCGCTCGAAGTGATCATTGCCGAACACAGACCGGATGAGGCCGCTGCCGAGGAAACCTTCATGGCGACCAATGCTGCCAGCGCGCTGAAACTCGGTCATGCCCGGGCGGCTGCCTTGCTCGCCCCGGCGCGCGCCGGTCTTCCGGTGGCGGAATATGCGGCCCGCCTGGTCAAGAAGGCCGTGGTCGGCACGGGCGGCGCCGACAAGGCGCAGGTCGCGGCGATGGTCGGGATATTGCTGCCGGGCTGCAAGGCAAAGGATGATGCCGCGGATGCGCTTGCCGTGGCGATCTGTCATGCTCACCATCGCACGACGCGGAATCTGGGGAGTGCCGCATGA
- the tkt gene encoding transketolase — MAAMTSLDLNTLKPMANAVRALAMDAVEAAKSGHPGMPMGMADAATVLWSRHLKFNPADPDWQDRDRFVLSAGHGSMLIYALLHLTGYADVTLDEIRNFRQLGSKTPGHPEYGHTTGIETTTGPLGQGISTAVGMALAERILNARFGDDLVDHRTWVIASDGDLQEGISHEAISLAGHLGLNRLTVLWDDNSIQIDGSTGLAETSDVLKRFEAAGWDRDAVDGHDMEAVDAALARAKTSRKPVLISCKTIIGFGAPNKAGKSSSHGSPLGADELAAAKQALDWPHTAFDIPEDIRTTWKAAAEGGAIAHKAWKDRYENTSRREEFDAAFKTGLPIKAARKLADWRRELAAEKPDLASRASSGRVLEQIVPVMPELVGGSADLTGSNLTKTPDQQVIQAGAYGGQYIYYGVREHGMAACANGLSLHGGVRPYIGTFLVFADYCRPAIRLAGLMNQPVTYVFTHDSIGLGEDGPTHQPVEHLASLRAMPNVRVFRPADAMETAESWELALSHQTGPTLLALSRQKLCFARQDDGSENLSARGAYVLRDAPDAKAVIIATGSEIGIALEAAETLANKSVPVRVVSAPCIEIFLEQDHAYQDSVLPKGLPRIAVEAGLRYGWDAIIGREGGFVGMTGFGASAPAEALYEHFGITVDRIVEEVEARV; from the coding sequence ATGGCCGCCATGACGTCTCTTGATCTCAACACCTTGAAACCCATGGCAAATGCCGTTCGCGCACTGGCGATGGATGCGGTCGAAGCGGCCAAATCCGGTCACCCCGGCATGCCGATGGGCATGGCCGATGCGGCGACCGTCCTCTGGTCGCGGCATCTCAAATTCAATCCGGCCGATCCCGACTGGCAGGACCGCGACCGCTTTGTGCTGTCGGCGGGCCATGGCTCCATGCTGATCTATGCGCTCCTACACCTTACCGGCTATGCCGATGTGACGCTGGACGAGATCCGGAATTTCCGCCAACTCGGCTCGAAAACGCCGGGCCATCCCGAATATGGCCACACCACCGGCATTGAAACGACAACCGGGCCGCTGGGGCAGGGCATTTCCACCGCCGTCGGCATGGCGCTGGCCGAACGGATCCTGAATGCCCGATTCGGCGATGATCTGGTCGATCACCGCACCTGGGTGATCGCGTCGGATGGCGACCTTCAAGAGGGTATCAGCCACGAGGCCATTTCGCTTGCCGGGCATCTCGGGCTCAATCGCCTCACAGTCCTGTGGGATGACAATTCCATCCAGATCGATGGCTCGACCGGGCTGGCCGAGACCTCCGATGTGCTCAAACGCTTTGAAGCGGCGGGCTGGGATAGGGACGCCGTTGATGGTCATGACATGGAAGCGGTCGATGCGGCGCTTGCCCGCGCTAAAACCTCGCGGAAGCCGGTCCTGATTTCCTGCAAGACGATTATCGGGTTTGGCGCACCCAACAAGGCGGGGAAATCGTCCAGCCATGGCTCGCCCCTCGGCGCAGATGAACTGGCCGCGGCGAAGCAGGCGCTGGACTGGCCGCACACCGCCTTTGATATTCCAGAAGATATCCGGACGACCTGGAAAGCGGCCGCTGAAGGCGGGGCCATCGCGCACAAGGCCTGGAAAGACCGCTATGAGAACACCTCACGCCGCGAGGAATTCGATGCCGCTTTCAAGACCGGACTGCCGATCAAGGCCGCCCGCAAACTGGCAGATTGGCGCCGCGAACTGGCCGCAGAGAAACCTGACCTCGCCAGCCGCGCCTCCTCGGGGCGGGTGCTGGAACAGATTGTGCCGGTGATGCCGGAACTGGTCGGCGGATCGGCAGACCTGACCGGGTCCAACCTGACCAAAACGCCCGATCAGCAAGTCATCCAGGCCGGGGCTTATGGCGGTCAGTATATCTATTATGGCGTTCGCGAACACGGAATGGCGGCGTGCGCCAACGGTCTGTCGCTGCATGGCGGCGTGCGGCCCTATATCGGCACCTTCCTGGTCTTCGCCGACTATTGCCGCCCCGCCATTCGTCTCGCCGGTCTGATGAACCAGCCCGTCACCTATGTCTTCACCCATGATTCCATCGGGCTTGGCGAAGACGGCCCGACCCACCAGCCGGTCGAGCATCTGGCCTCCTTGCGGGCCATGCCCAATGTCCGCGTCTTCCGCCCGGCCGACGCAATGGAGACCGCCGAAAGCTGGGAGCTGGCCCTGTCGCACCAGACCGGACCAACACTCTTGGCGCTGTCACGCCAGAAACTGTGCTTCGCACGGCAGGATGACGGGTCGGAAAATCTGTCGGCGCGCGGGGCCTATGTGCTGCGCGATGCGCCGGATGCAAAGGCCGTGATCATCGCCACGGGTTCGGAAATCGGCATTGCTCTGGAAGCCGCTGAAACCCTTGCCAACAAGAGCGTTCCGGTTCGTGTCGTGTCGGCCCCCTGCATCGAGATTTTCCTCGAGCAGGACCACGCCTATCAGGACAGTGTGCTGCCGAAGGGCCTGCCGCGGATCGCGGTCGAGGCCGGGCTCCGCTATGGCTGGGATGCCATCATCGGCCGCGAGGGCGGCTTTGTCGGTATGACCGGCTTTGGCGCATCCGCACCTGCCGAAGCGCTCTACGAGCACTTCGGCATCACTGTGGATCGCATTGTTGAAGAAGTGGAGGCGCGGGTCTAG
- a CDS encoding YebC/PmpR family DNA-binding transcriptional regulator produces MAGHSKWANIQHRKGRQDKARGKLFSKLSKEITIAAKMGGPDPDMNPRLRLAVANAKGQSMPKDNIQRAIDKASGNDVDAYEEIRYEGFGPGGIGIIVECSTDNRNRAASDVRTAFSKNGGNLGETGAVAFMFDQVGEIRYSEEVADEEAMFEAAIEAGAEDVIHEAGDADEGEPGERIVFCARDDLAEVAGNLQTALGEPKSVNIIWKPQTMTPVEDDKVDSVVRLLEVLDDLDDVQNVYANADFPDE; encoded by the coding sequence ATGGCCGGACACTCGAAATGGGCAAATATCCAGCATCGCAAGGGCCGTCAGGACAAGGCGCGGGGCAAGCTGTTTTCCAAATTGTCCAAGGAAATCACTATCGCCGCCAAAATGGGCGGCCCCGACCCGGACATGAATCCGCGTCTGCGTCTGGCGGTGGCCAATGCCAAGGGGCAGTCCATGCCCAAGGACAATATCCAGCGCGCCATAGACAAGGCGTCGGGCAATGATGTCGATGCCTATGAGGAAATCCGCTATGAGGGCTTCGGCCCCGGCGGTATCGGCATCATCGTTGAATGCTCGACCGACAACCGCAATCGTGCCGCGTCCGATGTGCGCACGGCCTTCTCGAAAAATGGCGGTAATCTCGGCGAGACCGGTGCCGTCGCCTTCATGTTCGATCAGGTCGGCGAGATCCGTTATTCCGAAGAAGTCGCCGACGAGGAGGCGATGTTCGAGGCCGCCATCGAAGCCGGGGCCGAGGATGTCATCCATGAGGCCGGCGATGCAGACGAGGGCGAGCCCGGTGAACGCATCGTCTTTTGCGCCCGCGATGATCTCGCAGAAGTCGCCGGCAATCTGCAGACTGCTCTGGGCGAGCCGAAATCGGTGAACATCATCTGGAAGCCGCAGACGATGACGCCGGTCGAAGACGACAAGGTCGATAGCGTCGTCCGACTGCTCGAAGTGCTGGATGATCTCGACGACGTCCAGAATGTCTACGCCAACGCCGACTTCCCGGACGAATAG
- the ruvB gene encoding Holliday junction branch migration DNA helicase RuvB: MTDARDISPEIQPEDGRDKALRPLSFAEFVGQPAAISNLKVFVAAARRRDEALDHVLLSGPPGLGKTTLAQIVAKELGVNFRATSGPVIAKAGDLAAILTNLEPRDVLFIDEIHRLAPVVEEILYPAMEDYCLDLVIGEGPSARTVRIDLPPFTLVGATTRAGLLATPLRDRFGVPVRLEFYDTAELAGIVGRASRKLGLSMTEDGATEIARRARGTPRVAGRLLRRVRDFIEADGLATIDAAAADKALKRLEVDEIGLDSLDRRYLNALTGHFGGGPVGLDTLAAALAEAKDALEDVVEPFLIQQGFIQRTPRGRVAAARAWSHLGLNMPQSLQNTLFDEGK; this comes from the coding sequence ATGACCGACGCGCGCGACATATCCCCTGAAATCCAGCCCGAGGATGGCCGCGACAAGGCGTTGCGGCCGCTATCTTTTGCTGAATTCGTGGGCCAGCCGGCGGCAATTTCCAATCTGAAAGTCTTTGTCGCGGCGGCGCGCCGCCGCGACGAAGCGCTGGACCATGTTCTGCTCTCCGGCCCGCCGGGTCTGGGCAAGACCACTTTGGCGCAGATCGTGGCCAAGGAGCTTGGCGTCAATTTCCGCGCCACATCCGGCCCGGTGATTGCCAAGGCCGGCGATCTCGCCGCCATCCTCACCAATCTGGAACCGCGCGACGTGCTCTTTATTGACGAGATTCACCGGCTGGCCCCGGTGGTCGAGGAAATTCTCTATCCCGCCATGGAGGATTACTGCCTCGACCTCGTGATCGGCGAGGGGCCGTCGGCGCGCACAGTCCGCATTGATTTACCGCCCTTCACACTGGTTGGGGCCACCACCCGCGCGGGCCTTCTGGCCACACCGCTGCGTGATCGTTTCGGCGTGCCGGTGCGTCTGGAATTCTATGACACGGCGGAGCTGGCCGGCATTGTCGGCCGCGCCTCAAGAAAGCTCGGCCTGTCAATGACCGAAGACGGTGCCACCGAGATCGCGCGCCGCGCCCGCGGCACGCCGCGTGTCGCCGGGCGGCTCTTGCGCCGGGTCCGGGATTTTATCGAGGCTGACGGCCTTGCCACAATCGATGCTGCCGCAGCGGACAAGGCGCTGAAACGGCTGGAGGTTGACGAGATCGGCCTCGACAGTCTCGACCGCCGCTATCTCAATGCGCTGACCGGGCATTTCGGCGGCGGGCCGGTGGGGCTGGATACGCTGGCGGCAGCCTTGGCCGAAGCCAAGGACGCGCTGGAAGACGTGGTCGAACCCTTCCTTATCCAGCAGGGCTTTATCCAGCGCACACCGCGCGGACGCGTGGCGGCCGCCCGCGCCTGGTCGCATCTCGGGCTGAATATGCCGCAATCCTTGCAGAATACGCTGTTCGACGAGGGCAAATAG
- a CDS encoding ATP-binding protein: MGLSQLRQIFWPSSDPQDVLGTARRRLLAVLSTAMGILGALPALAAFSSTVADYPLQTYVGLFGPMLCLAAPFALFWTGRLKLVSAFVLSLGYLLILIPAATMGGSANPVILYYAAFPILATFLIGYRTGAIAAVLTIGTIAALYYLRPYLPGLPAGFDEAVAARWNMITLSLLVITVSLVMAVFHREMEKANQQLDSARRAANAGNIAKSQFLANMSHEIRTPMNGILGMAALMKSSDLSDAQRGQVEIIEKSGEMLLTLLNDILDMSKIEAGELQVEDISFDLAEIIDTVVSLHSLSAEAKGVKFTTDLPEQVYGQFIGDPLRTSQVMNNLISNAVKFTSRGQVRLSVLVATDSVEFIVQDTGIGIPPEKLARLFEPFTQADASTTRIHGGTGLGLSISRQLCDLMGGELNASSVPGVGSRFVARLPVKKADARPASKAA; this comes from the coding sequence ATGGGGCTTTCTCAGCTGAGGCAGATTTTCTGGCCCTCGTCGGACCCGCAAGACGTGCTGGGAACGGCACGGCGGCGATTGCTGGCCGTCCTGTCGACGGCCATGGGCATACTGGGCGCTTTGCCGGCGCTGGCGGCTTTCAGTTCGACTGTCGCGGACTATCCGCTGCAGACCTATGTCGGCCTGTTCGGGCCCATGCTCTGTCTGGCCGCGCCCTTCGCGCTGTTCTGGACAGGCCGGTTGAAGCTGGTCTCGGCATTTGTGCTGTCGCTCGGCTATTTGCTGATCCTGATACCGGCTGCGACCATGGGCGGATCGGCCAATCCGGTCATTCTATATTATGCCGCCTTTCCCATCCTGGCGACCTTCCTGATCGGCTATCGCACCGGCGCGATTGCGGCTGTCCTGACGATCGGAACCATCGCCGCGCTTTATTATCTCCGGCCTTACCTGCCCGGTTTGCCCGCCGGTTTTGACGAGGCGGTCGCGGCGCGGTGGAATATGATCACGCTGAGTTTGCTGGTCATCACAGTGTCGCTTGTCATGGCCGTGTTTCATCGCGAGATGGAAAAAGCCAACCAGCAACTGGATTCGGCGCGGCGGGCGGCCAATGCCGGAAATATCGCCAAGTCCCAGTTTCTGGCCAATATGAGCCATGAAATCCGCACGCCGATGAATGGCATTCTGGGCATGGCCGCACTGATGAAGAGCTCGGACCTGTCGGACGCGCAACGCGGCCAGGTCGAGATCATCGAGAAGTCCGGAGAGATGCTGCTCACCCTGCTCAACGACATTCTGGACATGTCGAAAATCGAGGCCGGCGAATTGCAGGTCGAGGATATCTCCTTCGATCTTGCCGAGATCATCGATACCGTTGTGTCACTGCACAGCCTGTCGGCGGAAGCCAAGGGCGTGAAATTCACCACCGATCTGCCCGAGCAGGTCTATGGCCAGTTTATCGGCGACCCCCTGCGGACCAGCCAGGTGATGAACAATCTGATCTCGAATGCCGTGAAATTTACCTCGAGGGGTCAGGTGCGCCTGTCCGTGCTAGTGGCCACGGATTCGGTTGAATTCATCGTTCAGGATACGGGGATCGGAATCCCGCCGGAAAAACTGGCGCGCCTGTTTGAGCCTTTCACCCAGGCCGATGCCTCGACCACGCGAATTCATGGCGGCACCGGGCTCGGTCTCTCCATATCGCGGCAATTGTGCGATCTGATGGGCGGCGAGCTGAACGCCAGCAGCGTGCCGGGTGTGGGATCACGCTTTGTCGCGCGTCTGCCCGTGAAAAAAGCGGATGCAAGGCCGGCTTCCAAAGCGGCCTGA
- a CDS encoding MBL fold metallo-hydrolase: MRLLFSAALLAATPAIASADVTIRFIANEGVHITNGESGVLIDALTWNSYDGTYALPSNEARAAMIAGEAPYDDVMALLFTHIHGDHSDAAAAVEFLNAQASATMAASPQITDAMRNNEVALADGADQRIIPVPLSASDPGPWAHPRFDFIEGAWLFHREGVDNVTWHVELDGVSILHLGDTQPQMADFSVWNDTEFDVILYPYWFAQMAEGIAFLDSRPEARAIAFHLPAAATPLTIRAGLGEREYLFGEGSEVVIETE; encoded by the coding sequence ATGAGACTCCTGTTCAGCGCGGCCCTGCTCGCTGCCACTCCCGCCATCGCCTCGGCCGATGTGACCATCCGCTTCATCGCCAATGAAGGCGTCCACATCACCAATGGTGAATCCGGCGTGCTGATCGACGCTCTCACCTGGAATTCCTACGATGGCACCTATGCCTTGCCATCCAACGAAGCCCGCGCCGCCATGATTGCGGGCGAAGCACCCTATGACGATGTCATGGCGCTGCTGTTTACGCATATTCATGGCGATCACTCAGACGCCGCTGCGGCCGTTGAGTTTCTGAACGCACAGGCCAGTGCGACTATGGCGGCATCTCCCCAGATCACCGATGCGATGCGAAACAATGAAGTCGCGCTGGCTGACGGTGCGGACCAGAGGATTATTCCCGTTCCGCTGTCTGCCTCGGATCCCGGCCCCTGGGCGCATCCCCGGTTTGATTTCATCGAGGGTGCCTGGCTTTTCCACCGCGAGGGCGTCGACAATGTCACCTGGCATGTCGAGCTGGATGGCGTCTCCATCCTGCATCTCGGCGATACCCAGCCGCAAATGGCCGACTTCTCGGTCTGGAACGACACAGAGTTTGACGTCATCCTCTATCCCTACTGGTTTGCGCAGATGGCAGAGGGTATCGCGTTCCTCGACTCGCGCCCCGAGGCGCGCGCCATCGCCTTCCACCTGCCCGCTGCCGCCACACCGCTGACCATCCGTGCCGGGCTGGGCGAACGGGAATATCTGTTCGGCGAGGGCAGCGAAGTGGTGATTGAAACCGAATGA
- a CDS encoding cupin domain-containing protein: MADHPWGRDVLDYCIGPNGTDDFFKTYFEKKALIVSRDEPDRYKDLLSVAKIDTLLASRDFHGDDLDMARAEPQISREQFVLSNGFADRGSVANLYQEGATLILPQLHQADLGLKSFCRAMEAIFSSHVQTNIYLTPPNNQGFRTHYDDHDVFVLQVEGEKLWRLYDQSVDKPYRGEGFNPDHVQPGDLVEEFVLKAGDCAYVPRGLMHDAQAQGASDSLHITVGMIVKTWADLMLEAVSEVALRHPEFRQSLPPGYARADFDRSIAQAHFDTLVKKIGEEADMEGAFDLFVDNFIRSRPPYSEGAITGRGGSTIPGAKFRLRPNIPWRLAEDENRLVLITAGGELIFPSAVEAGLDKVLDGEEIDLSTFEAAGEEEAQKALNQLFGYGVVERVG, translated from the coding sequence ATGGCTGACCATCCTTGGGGACGCGACGTTCTGGATTACTGCATTGGTCCGAACGGGACTGACGACTTCTTCAAAACCTATTTCGAGAAGAAGGCGTTGATCGTCTCTCGTGATGAACCGGACCGGTACAAGGATTTGTTGTCCGTCGCCAAGATCGACACCCTGCTCGCCAGCCGCGATTTTCACGGTGACGACCTGGATATGGCGCGGGCCGAACCGCAAATCTCCCGGGAACAATTCGTATTGTCCAACGGGTTTGCCGATCGCGGTTCAGTGGCCAATCTCTATCAGGAAGGTGCCACGCTGATCCTGCCGCAATTGCATCAGGCCGATCTGGGCCTGAAGAGTTTCTGCCGCGCGATGGAAGCGATTTTCTCCAGCCATGTGCAGACGAATATCTATCTGACGCCGCCCAACAATCAGGGCTTCCGCACACATTATGATGATCATGATGTCTTCGTGCTGCAGGTCGAAGGCGAGAAGCTGTGGCGTCTGTATGACCAGAGCGTCGACAAACCCTATCGCGGCGAAGGCTTCAACCCCGATCACGTGCAGCCCGGCGATCTCGTCGAGGAATTCGTTCTGAAGGCGGGCGATTGTGCCTATGTCCCTCGCGGCCTGATGCATGACGCACAGGCGCAGGGCGCGTCGGACAGCCTGCACATCACGGTTGGCATGATCGTGAAAACCTGGGCCGACCTGATGCTGGAAGCGGTCTCGGAAGTGGCGCTGCGCCATCCGGAATTCCGCCAGTCCCTGCCACCCGGTTATGCGCGGGCCGATTTCGACCGCTCCATTGCACAGGCGCATTTCGATACGCTGGTCAAGAAAATCGGCGAAGAAGCCGATATGGAAGGCGCGTTCGATCTCTTCGTCGACAACTTCATACGCTCGCGGCCGCCCTATTCCGAAGGGGCGATCACCGGACGCGGGGGATCCACAATACCGGGCGCGAAATTCCGCCTGCGGCCGAATATTCCCTGGCGACTGGCCGAGGACGAGAATCGTCTGGTCCTGATCACGGCCGGCGGTGAGCTGATCTTCCCGAGCGCGGTTGAAGCCGGGCTCGACAAGGTGCTCGACGGTGAAGAGATTGATCTATCGACCTTCGAGGCGGCCGGTGAGGAAGAAGCGCAAAAAGCACTGAACCAGCTTTTCGGCTATGGCGTGGTGGAACGCGTCGGCTAG
- a CDS encoding YbgC/FadM family acyl-CoA thioesterase, with translation MPKLSPHCGEWGDDNIHRLPVRVYFEDTDFSQIVYHARYLHFFERGRTESLRALGVHHSELVNGADPVAFAVRSMDIQWLRPARIDEALIVETVYRPNKGPRLRMDQTIRRGDEVLCTASVEAVIIDPSGRPRRPPKWMIDVWTPVLTPEAE, from the coding sequence ATGCCGAAGCTCAGCCCGCATTGCGGAGAATGGGGGGATGACAACATCCACCGCTTGCCCGTGCGCGTCTATTTCGAAGACACGGATTTCTCGCAGATCGTCTATCATGCCCGCTATCTGCATTTCTTCGAGCGCGGCCGCACCGAAAGCCTCCGCGCGCTGGGCGTTCATCATTCCGAGCTGGTCAATGGCGCCGATCCGGTCGCCTTTGCCGTCCGCTCCATGGATATCCAGTGGCTGCGCCCGGCCAGAATCGATGAAGCCCTGATCGTGGAAACGGTCTACCGCCCGAACAAGGGCCCGCGCCTGCGCATGGATCAGACGATCCGCCGCGGTGACGAAGTCTTGTGCACGGCCAGCGTGGAGGCGGTCATCATCGACCCGTCCGGCCGTCCGCGCCGCCCGCCGAAATGGATGATCGACGTCTGGACGCCGGTGCTGACTCCCGAGGCGGAGTAA
- the ruvA gene encoding Holliday junction branch migration protein RuvA: MIGKLRGIVDAIGESEAVIDVNGVGYLVGMGGQALARLTQGTDVEVHIETYVREDAFKLWGFLSERERAWFARLQLIQGVGAKAALAILDALGVDELESAAALGDAAAFGKAKGVGPKLAARLALEMKDKPPPTGRAFASGFSVAAHAGLASTQPSEAPAGNNAAREEAVSALTNLGYAETDARRAAAAASRASPDADIATLIRLALKDLSK; the protein is encoded by the coding sequence ATGATCGGAAAACTGCGCGGTATTGTCGATGCCATTGGCGAGAGTGAGGCCGTAATCGATGTGAACGGCGTCGGCTATCTCGTCGGCATGGGCGGACAGGCGCTCGCACGGCTGACCCAGGGCACAGACGTCGAGGTCCATATCGAGACCTATGTCCGCGAGGATGCCTTCAAGCTGTGGGGCTTTCTGTCGGAACGCGAGCGGGCCTGGTTTGCGCGGCTTCAATTGATTCAAGGCGTGGGCGCGAAAGCGGCTCTGGCCATACTTGATGCGCTCGGCGTGGACGAGCTGGAAAGCGCCGCCGCGCTCGGCGATGCGGCCGCCTTCGGCAAGGCCAAGGGCGTCGGCCCGAAACTCGCCGCCCGGCTGGCGCTGGAAATGAAGGACAAGCCGCCACCCACGGGCCGGGCCTTTGCCTCGGGCTTCAGCGTTGCGGCCCATGCGGGGCTCGCCTCGACCCAGCCCTCGGAAGCGCCCGCCGGCAATAATGCCGCGCGCGAAGAAGCCGTCTCGGCGCTCACCAATCTCGGCTATGCCGAGACCGATGCGCGCCGTGCCGCTGCTGCCGCAAGCCGTGCCAGCCCTGATGCCGATATTGCAACCCTGATCCGGCTGGCGCTGAAGGATTTGTCGAAATGA